Proteins from one Catenuloplanes atrovinosus genomic window:
- the selB gene encoding selenocysteine-specific translation elongation factor has product MHVIATAGHVDHGKSTLVRALTGMEPDRWAEERRRGMTIDLGFAWTGLPSGETVAFVDVPGHERFVPNMLAGIGPVPAAMLVVAADGGWMPQSEEHLAALDALGVRHGLLCVTRADLAPPGQVLAAARERIARSTLGDVPAVAVSAVTGDGLPELRRALDDLVTSLPAPDDTAPVRLWVDRVFTVRGAGTVVTGTLGAGRLRVGDELELDGRPVRVRGLQSLGETAERIGPVARVAVNLRGTDRDAAGRGTVLLTPGAYAATDELDLRLDGVPAADLPPTVTVHVGSAAVVARVRPLGADTLRLRLARPLPLRLGDRMLLRDPGRAGPRILGGATILDVAPPALGRRGAGAARGAVLATMTGVPDEHDELRRRGLIRRGDLLRMGVPVTVTPVSGDWLADPAHWSALRARLVDAATTYAKEHPLEPGAPAEALRHRLGLPDIALVEALVTPPLSYRDGRVVTATASAVPPALARMVAAVRDDLRDTPFAAPEAARLADLGLGRREAAAAVRAGLLLRVADGVFLLPGAPEEAARRLATLGHPFTVSEARQTLGCSRRVAVPLLELLDRTGLTRRLPDNTRELT; this is encoded by the coding sequence ATGCACGTCATAGCGACCGCCGGGCACGTGGACCACGGCAAGTCCACGCTGGTCCGCGCGCTGACCGGGATGGAACCGGACCGGTGGGCCGAGGAGCGCCGCCGTGGCATGACCATCGACCTCGGGTTCGCCTGGACCGGGCTGCCGTCCGGCGAGACCGTGGCGTTCGTGGACGTACCCGGCCACGAACGCTTCGTGCCGAACATGCTGGCCGGCATCGGCCCGGTTCCGGCCGCGATGCTGGTGGTGGCCGCGGACGGCGGATGGATGCCGCAGTCGGAGGAGCACCTGGCCGCGCTGGACGCGCTCGGCGTCCGGCACGGGCTGCTCTGCGTGACCCGCGCTGACCTGGCGCCGCCCGGCCAGGTGCTGGCCGCGGCGCGGGAGCGGATCGCCCGGTCCACGCTCGGCGACGTACCGGCGGTGGCGGTGAGCGCGGTGACCGGCGACGGGCTGCCGGAGCTGCGCCGGGCGCTGGACGACCTGGTCACGTCGCTGCCCGCGCCGGACGACACCGCGCCGGTACGGCTCTGGGTCGACCGCGTCTTCACGGTACGCGGCGCCGGCACCGTGGTCACCGGCACGCTCGGCGCCGGGCGGCTGCGCGTCGGCGACGAACTTGAGCTGGACGGCCGCCCGGTCCGGGTCCGCGGGCTCCAGTCGCTCGGCGAGACCGCCGAGCGGATCGGCCCGGTCGCGCGTGTCGCCGTCAACCTGCGCGGCACCGACCGGGACGCGGCCGGACGCGGCACGGTGCTGCTCACGCCCGGCGCGTACGCCGCCACCGACGAGCTCGACCTGCGCCTCGACGGCGTACCCGCCGCGGACCTGCCACCGACCGTCACCGTCCACGTCGGCTCCGCCGCCGTGGTGGCCCGCGTCCGCCCGCTCGGCGCGGACACGCTCCGGCTCCGGCTCGCCCGCCCGCTGCCGCTCCGCCTCGGCGACCGGATGCTGCTGCGCGACCCCGGCCGCGCCGGCCCCCGAATCCTGGGCGGCGCGACCATCCTGGACGTGGCCCCGCCCGCGCTCGGCCGGCGCGGCGCCGGTGCGGCCCGCGGCGCCGTGCTGGCCACCATGACCGGCGTGCCGGACGAGCACGACGAGCTGCGCCGCCGCGGCCTCATCCGGCGCGGCGACCTGCTCCGGATGGGCGTGCCGGTCACGGTCACCCCGGTCAGCGGCGACTGGCTGGCCGACCCCGCACACTGGTCCGCGCTGCGCGCCCGGCTGGTGGACGCGGCCACCACGTACGCGAAGGAACACCCGCTGGAGCCCGGCGCCCCCGCCGAGGCGCTGCGCCACCGCCTCGGCCTGCCGGACATCGCGCTGGTGGAGGCGCTGGTCACTCCCCCGCTGTCCTACCGCGACGGCCGCGTGGTCACCGCCACCGCGTCCGCCGTGCCACCCGCGCTGGCCCGCATGGTCGCCGCCGTCCGCGACGACCTGCGCGACACCCCGTTCGCCGCCCCCGAGGCCGCCCGCCTGGCCGACCTCGGCCTCGGCCGCCGCGAGGCCGCCGCCGCCGTCCGCGCCGGCCTGCTCCTCCGCGTGGCCGACGGCGTCTTCCTGCTCCCGGGCGCACCCGAGGAGGCGGCCCGGCGGCTCGCCACGCTCGGCCACCCGTTCACGGTCAGCGAGGCCCGCCAGACCCTCGGCTGCTCCCGCCGCGTGGCCGTCCCGCTGCTCGAACTGCTCGACCGCACCGGCCTCACCCGCCGCCTGCCGGACAACACCCGCGAACTCACGTGA